Proteins encoded in a region of the Salminus brasiliensis chromosome 2, fSalBra1.hap2, whole genome shotgun sequence genome:
- the LOC140549610 gene encoding sodium-dependent neutral amino acid transporter B(0)AT1-like, with protein sequence MKLKLPNPGLEERIPSHAEVEKMEEVQAGDRPQWDNKAQYMLTCVGFCVGLGNVWRFPYLCQSHGGGAFMIPFLLLLVLEGIPLLHLEFAVGQRLRKGSIGVWRSISPYLTGVGIASMLCSFVVGMYYNTIMAWVMWYFFNSFQDPLPWSQCPINDNRTGYVSECARSSAVDYFWYRETLNTSTRIEDSGGLQWWMVLCLIGAWVLLWVCCIRGIETTGKAVYVTSTLPYVVLTIFLIRGLTLKGSVDGIIFLFTPDVDELMNPSTWLDAGAQVLFSFSLAFGGLISFSSYNPVHNHCEKDAVIISIINGLTSVYSATVIYSIIGFRATEKYDDCLAGNILTLLNTFNLPDGNITENNYDEAFKNLNSTAPDIVQGLNLTTCNMKTFLSEGVEGTGLAFIVFTEAITKMPISPLWSVLFFIMLFCLGLSTMFGNIEGCVVPLQDLNILPRTWPKEVFTGLTCLISCIIALIFVQCSGNYWLALFDGFAASIPLLVIAFCEMIAVSYVYGIDRFNEDLKFMVGHKPNIFWQVTWRVLSPLILLVILVFYFVTTVSKKLTYNVWDPESPGFPTLAQQTYPDWISGIIFILAGTPCLAIPGAALFMFIYKRCCKKDRRYAEERLNTISDKVPMSVTTSN encoded by the exons ATGAAGCTGAAGCTGCCTAACCCCGGCCTGGAGGAGCGCATCCCCTCCCACGCCGAAGTGGAGAAGATGGAGGAGGTCCAGGCTGGAGACCGGCCACAGTGGGACAACAAAGCACAGTACATGCTGACCTGTGTGGGCTTCTGTGTGGGACTGGGAAACGTCTGGAGGTTCCCCTACCTCTGTCAGAGCCACGGGGGAG GAGCGTTCATGATTCcattcctgctgctgctggttctgGAGGGGATTCCTCTGCTGCACCTGGAGTTTGCAGTGGGACAGAGGCTCAGGAAGGGAAGCATCGGGGTCTGGAGGTCCATCAGCCCCTACCTTACTGGAGTCG GTATAGCATCCATGCTGTGCTCCTTTGTGGTGGGGATGTACTACAACACCATCATGGCCTGGGTCATGTGGTACTTCTTCAACTCCTTCCAAGACCCACTGCCCTGGAGCCAGTGTCCCATCAATGACAACAGAACAG GTTACGTGTCAGAGTGTGCCCGCAGCTCTGCTGTAGACTACTTCTGGTACAGAGAGACTTTGAACACCTCAACAAGGATCGAGGACTCAGGTGGGCTGCAGTGGTGGATGGTGTTGTGTCTGATTGGAGCTTGGGTACTTCTCTGGGTCTGCTGCATCCGAGGCATTGAGACTACGGGCAAG GCTGTGTACGTCACATCCACCCTTCCCTACGTGGTCCTCACCATCTTCCTGATCCGAGGGCTGACCCTCAAAGGTTCTGTGGATGGGATTATTTTCCTCTTCACTCCAGAC GTGGATGAACTGATGAACCCGAGTACCTGGCTGGATGCAGGTGCTCAGGTGTTGTTCTCCTTCTCGCTGGCTTTTGGAGGGCTTATCTCCTTTTCCAGCTATAACCCTGTGCA CAACCACTGTGAAAAGGACGCGGTCATAATCTCCATCATAAATGGCCTTACGTCCGTCTACTCAGCTACGGTCATCTACTCCATCATCGGCTTTCGGGCCACAGAGAAATACGATGACTGTTTGGCAGG GAACATCCTGACCCTGCTGAACACTTTCAATCTTCCAGACGGGAACATCACTGAGAATAACTATGATGAAGCCTTTAAGAATCTCAACAGCACAGCACCCGACATTGTTCAGGGGCTCAATCTGACAACCTGTAACATGAAGACCTTCCTCAGCGAG GGAGTGGAGGGTACCGGCCTGGCCTTCATCGTGTTCACAGAGGCCATCACCAAGATGCCCATCTCTCCTCTCTGGTCAGTGCTCTTCTTCATCATGCTCTTCTGTCTGGGACTCTCCACCATGTTCGGCAACATTGAGGGGTGTGTGGTGCCTCTGCAGGACTTGAACATTCTGCCCAGGACTTGGCCTAAAGAGGTGTTCACAG GTCTGACGTGCCTGATCTCCTGCATCATCGCGCTCATCTTTGTGCAGTGCTCTGGTAACTACTGGCTGGCCCTGTTTGACGGGTTTGCGGCTTCTATTCCACTGCTAGTGATAGCTTTCTGCGAGATGATTGCTGTATCGTATGTCTACGGCATTGACAG ATTTAACGAAGATCTTAAATTTATGGTCGGCCACAAGCCCAACATCTTCTGGCAGGTCACTTGGAGAGTCCTGAGTCCTCTCATCCTGCTGGTCATCCTGGTTTTCTACTTCGTCACCACTGTTAGCAAAAAGTTAACCTACAATGTCTGGGACCCTGAATCG CCAGGATTCCCGACACTGGCACAGCAGACCTACCCTGACTGGATCAGCGGCATCATATTCATCCTGGCTGGAACCCCCTGCCTTGCTATTCCTGGAGCAGCCCTCTTCATGTTCATTTATAAACGCTGTTGTAAGAAGGACAGACGTTACGCTGAGGAGAGACTCAACACCATATCAGACAAAGTGCCAATGAGCGTGACAACATCCAATTAA